The DNA sequence CATCCTTGACTATTTTGATACTTGAATCAAATGAGTTCAATGGAAGTCTTCCAGATGATCTTGGGAAACTCTTCAACTTGGAGACCCTTCGAGTTGCAGCAAATTCCTTAACTGGAATTGTGTCGGAAAGAAATTTACTTTCCTTTCAAAATCTGAGGGAACTTTCATTGAGTTCACCTGGCTTGGACTTTGATTTTAATTCTGAATGGGTCCCTCCCTTTCAACTTAAACATATTAGATTGGGCTATGTGAGAAACAAATTTCCTGCATGGCTTTTCAAACACAGTTCTCTGAAATATCTTGCAATTGGAGATTCAAATGCTTCGTTTGAACCTCTTGACAAGTTTTGGAAGTTTGCTACTCAACTTGAATTTATCTCCTTAGAAAGAAACACGATCAATGGGGACATGTCAAATGTGGTGTTAAACTCGAAAGTCGTTTGGTTAGTGGGGAATAACTTAGGAGGCTTCGTGCCTCGTATAACACCAGAAGTGGTTGTTCTACACTTACGTAATAACTCTTTGTCAGGATCCATTTCTACCATGTTGTGCCAAAATATGACAAATAAAAGCAATTTAGTGCACCTGAACCTGGCTTATAATAATTTATCTGGAGAATTAACAGATTGTTGGAATAATTGGGACTCCCTGGTTCTTATCAATTTAGGACACAACAACCTTAAAGGTGAGATTCCTAACTCAATGGGCTCTTTGTCAAACCTTCGTTGTTTGTCTGTGGGGAACAATATGTTATCTGGGGAGGTTCCTCTTTCTCTAAAAAAGTGCCATAATCTTTCGATATTTGATGTTGGTCACAATAATCTTTCTGGGGTTCTACCAAGCAGGTTTGGAGAAAATATTAAAGGTCTTAAATTGGGATCAAATCAATTCAGTGGCACTATTCCCACACAGATATGTGAACTCCATTCCTTAATGGTGATGGATTTTTCAAGTAACAGATTATCAGGATCAATACCTGATTGTTTGCATAACATAACAACCATGGTTGCTAATTATGCTTCAAATCGTAGAGTAGGCTTCATCCTTAATTTTCCTGGTTTTTCGGTAACCGTTGTGACCAGCGTCCAGATCCTTATAAAAGGAAACGAGTTATCATATGTTTACCTGATGAATGTGATTGATCTCTCAAACAACAACTTATCTGGAAATGTGCCTTCGGATATGTATATGCTCACTGGACTACAGTCCTTGAACTTGTCCCATAATCACTTAATGGGAACGATATCAGAAGAGATTGTGAACTTGAAACCATTAGAATCCATTGATCTCTCAAGAAATAATTTTTCTGGACAAATTCCAAGTTCCATGTCTAACTTACATTATCTGGAGGTCTTGAATTTGTCATTCAACAATTTTATGGGCAAAATTCCATCAGGGACCCAACTTGGTTTTACAGAACTTAGCTATATCGGTAATCCTGGCCTCTGTGGACCTCCACTTTCGAATATTTGCCAGCAAGATGAAGAACACCATGCTACAAAACCCacggaagaggaagaagaagaagaagatgatacaTTTGAAATATATTCGTGGTTTTACATGGGTCTGGGAATTGGGTTTGCTGTGGGATTCTGGGGAGTTCTGGTGAGTGCCATTTTTTTCAACCGGAGATGCAACCGTGCTTACATCCATTGAACTCTAAGAGATCGCATATATGGTacgtaaataatatttttcacattatatttttcgaaaatttatatttattctataaaaataattttactattttttcatcAGTATATGGACGCCCACAATAATTAGTATAAGTTATAACTACAGTCACTTTTACTGCATTGCAGGTGTTTGCTTTGATGTTCATGACAAGTTGTTACTTTGCACAAAGGTTCTTCTAAGATGACACAAGGTTCATGTcttatatacaaataaaaaaactggTATTTACACTTACACATTCCTTAGGTATCCGCACTCTGAGAAAAATACACTGAAGATAAAGTAATCAATATGATGAATGATAAAAGCAGATAGATGTGAATCATATTTAGAAATTGTGAGTGTCTAAATATCAGCAGCATTATGGCTTATGTGTTCAAGATTTTGTATATGAAGATGTGTAGCCTCTATAAAggcttctattttttattatggggTCTGAGTTTCACaatgaacaaaattaaaatgttgaTATACTCAAATAATTTCATTAGATGATAACGTTTAATTAACTTTGGTGTAACAGTTATATATTCTATatctaataaatataagatttattTACGGTaagtaaaacaattttaatcttACAAAACTTAACTTGtttgtaataataaattagactaaaattcatattcaaatataatgtaatttaaagtttatcctatccatatttattaaatttattatattatctgaTATTAATACTCATCAAATTATTCACGAATATTTAATCAATCTCTAGTCCTATGCATATATAACTCGGGAGTCAGgcatgtaaa is a window from the Vigna unguiculata cultivar IT97K-499-35 chromosome 7, ASM411807v1, whole genome shotgun sequence genome containing:
- the LOC114190864 gene encoding receptor-like protein EIX2, translating into MDAFKLFLLCLLCSNTFNSVMCSLEIHCNQKDMNTLLHFKQGLIDPSGLLSSWFPNLDCCQWSGIKCDDITARVTQLYLPCYTNHPQLLPYGDKDDKSHCLSGAFSLTLLELEFLNYLNLSNNDFKCIKYSSIGSHRCDDFSTDNLPYLFGNTTKLHYLDLSYNYDLVVHDLHWISPLTSLQYLNLGGVYIHKDIDWLQSVTMLPSLEELHLVSCQLENLYPFLHYANFTSLQVLNLAHNNFVSEFPTWLFNLSSGISHIDLSQNQIHSQLPKTLPCFRSLKSLVLSQNYLKGTIPDWLGQLEQLQELDLSHNFLSGSIPTSLGNLSSLTILILESNEFNGSLPDDLGKLFNLETLRVAANSLTGIVSERNLLSFQNLRELSLSSPGLDFDFNSEWVPPFQLKHIRLGYVRNKFPAWLFKHSSLKYLAIGDSNASFEPLDKFWKFATQLEFISLERNTINGDMSNVVLNSKVVWLVGNNLGGFVPRITPEVVVLHLRNNSLSGSISTMLCQNMTNKSNLVHLNLAYNNLSGELTDCWNNWDSLVLINLGHNNLKGEIPNSMGSLSNLRCLSVGNNMLSGEVPLSLKKCHNLSIFDVGHNNLSGVLPSRFGENIKGLKLGSNQFSGTIPTQICELHSLMVMDFSSNRLSGSIPDCLHNITTMVANYASNRRVGFILNFPGFSVTVVTSVQILIKGNELSYVYLMNVIDLSNNNLSGNVPSDMYMLTGLQSLNLSHNHLMGTISEEIVNLKPLESIDLSRNNFSGQIPSSMSNLHYLEVLNLSFNNFMGKIPSGTQLGFTELSYIGNPGLCGPPLSNICQQDEEHHATKPTEEEEEEEDDTFEIYSWFYMGLGIGFAVGFWGVLVSAIFFNRRCNRAYIH